A window of Hevea brasiliensis isolate MT/VB/25A 57/8 chromosome 14, ASM3005281v1, whole genome shotgun sequence contains these coding sequences:
- the LOC110649218 gene encoding UPF0481 protein At3g47200-like, translating to MAERKRIAENVEQEIKAIMDESDKKDKQRMKRSIYHIPAAVSTPDLNKQAYRPQVVSFGPFSTFVEMQEHKERASVHFLRRSGKPLSLFVESLAEVVNDLRDSYGIKYYQSIDSSLLKMMIFDGCFMLEILHFYSDMLNDYGPDDPIFSKHGKLYIMPYIRRDMLMLENQLPMFVLEKLLAIERGAETSAEYINKLILNFFFPNTSILVREKCAHVLDVYRRSLLQQQVSEKTHYSISEDVHKDHDNVFIRSATKLNQAGIQFQKSKTRSLDDISFQSGVLKLPVIVVDETTESIFLNLIAYERLHVLAGTEVTSYFIFMRSIIKDKQDVVLLHSKGIIQNGLEGDQEVAKLLNSLTKIFDSLTKNIRLDPESKLYAVQKNMINACCEKSWNQWPAKTFQYNFRINPWPILSLVTAIILFICTNIYLHYHNNESP from the exons ATGGCAGAAAGGAAGCGAATTGCCGAAAATGTTGAACAAGAAATTAAGGCAATTATGGATGAGTCAGACAAGAAGGATAAGCAGCGGATGAAACGTTCAATATACCATATACCAGCTGCTGTCTCAACCCCAGACCTGAACAAGCAAGCCTATCGGCCTCAGGTAGTCTCTTTTGGCCCTTTCTCTACATTTGTTGAAATGCAGGAACACAAGGAAAGAGCTTCTGTTCATTTTCTAAGAAGATCAGGAAAACCTCTTTCGCTTTTTGTTGAATCATTAGCTGAAGTTGTTAATGATTTAAGAGATTCATATGGTATTAAGTATTACCAATCCATTGATAGTAGTTTGCTGAAAATGATGATTTTTGATGGGTGTTTCATGTTGGAAATATTACACTTTTATTCTGATATGCTCAATGACTATGGTCCTGATGATCCAATCTTTAGCAAACATGGGAAGCTATATATCATGCCATATATTAGGCGTGACATGTTAATGCTTGAAAATCAATTGCCAATGTTTGTCCTGGAAAAGCTACTTGCTATTGAAAGAGGCGCAGAAACG AGTGCAGAGTACATCAACAAGCTCATTCTCAATTTTTTCTTTCCCAACACTTCCATCTTAGTTCGGGAAAAGTGTGCTCATGTCCTAGATGTGTACAGAAGAAGCCTGCTTCAGCAACAAGTATCGGAGAAAACCCATTACAGCATATCAGAAGATGTCCATAAAGATCATGACAACGTTTTTATCAGGTCTGCAACAAAGCTCAATCAAGCTGGAATCCAATTCCAGAAAAGCAAAACCAGAAGCTTGGACGACATCTCATTCCAAAGTGGAGTCCTTAAGCTTCCAGTGATTGTGGTAGATGAAACCACTGAGTCGATATTTCTGAATTTGATCGCCTATGAGAGGTTGCATGTTCTTGCGGGTACTGAAGTGACATCTTATTTCATCTTCATGAGAAGTATCATTAAAGACAAGCAGGATGTAGTCCTTCTGCATTCCAAGGGAATCATCCAAAATGGTCTAGAAGGTGACCAAGAAGTGGCTAAATTGCTCAATTCTCTTACTAAGATTTTCGACTCTCTTACTAAGAACATTAGATTAGACCCAGAAAGCAAGCTATATGCAGTGCAGAAGAATATGATCAATGCCTGCTGTGAGAAGAGTTGGAATCAATGGCCTGCTAAAACATTTCAGTACAATTTCAGGATTAATCCCTGGCCGATTCTGTCTCTTGTTACTGCAATCATCCTTTTCATTTGTACTAATATATATCTTCACTATCATAACAATGAATCTCCATGA